A section of the [Limnothrix rosea] IAM M-220 genome encodes:
- a CDS encoding ATP-dependent 6-phosphofructokinase — MTSSKKIGILTSGGDCSGLNAAIRAVTHCAESVYGWEVIGICRATRGLLNQPPDVMKLTTSQVDNWLTMGGTMLGTTNKGNPFSFPMEDGTRCDRSQEIIDNYHSLGLDALIGIGGDGSLAILHKLAKQGNINFVGIPKTIDNDVSVTEKSIGFESAVNIATEALDRLHFTAASHERVMIVEVMGRDAGHIAINAGIAGGAHVVLIPEIDYDLKMVCDFICDRQNSGNNYTLVVVSEAVCTESGQTLQKELQFGECRLGGIGQYLADKVAAKTGSETRVTVLGHIQRGGTASPLDRLLASAFGVAAVNLIAEEKFDRMVTWEQGQVSSVPISEAIKTYRTVNPEGTLVKTARGLGICLGDRPLSGKVNRLERQLQGMA; from the coding sequence ATGACCTCATCAAAAAAAATAGGTATTCTCACAAGTGGTGGGGATTGTTCTGGTTTGAATGCAGCAATTCGAGCTGTGACTCACTGTGCTGAAAGTGTTTACGGTTGGGAAGTGATCGGTATTTGCCGGGCCACACGCGGTTTGTTAAATCAGCCGCCAGATGTCATGAAGCTCACGACATCGCAAGTGGATAATTGGCTGACCATGGGGGGAACGATGCTCGGCACGACGAATAAGGGTAATCCTTTTTCTTTTCCCATGGAAGATGGTACGAGATGTGATCGTTCCCAAGAAATTATTGATAATTACCATAGTCTTGGTTTAGATGCCCTCATTGGTATTGGTGGTGATGGCAGTTTGGCAATTCTCCACAAGCTGGCAAAGCAGGGCAATATTAATTTTGTTGGGATTCCCAAAACTATTGACAATGACGTTAGCGTTACAGAAAAGTCTATTGGCTTTGAGTCAGCGGTCAATATTGCGACGGAAGCTCTTGATCGTCTACATTTCACGGCTGCTAGTCATGAGCGGGTGATGATTGTGGAGGTGATGGGTCGGGATGCTGGGCATATTGCGATTAATGCGGGTATTGCTGGTGGTGCTCATGTCGTGCTTATTCCAGAGATTGATTATGATCTTAAAATGGTTTGTGATTTTATCTGCGATCGCCAAAATTCCGGTAATAATTACACACTCGTAGTTGTTTCTGAAGCGGTTTGTACGGAAAGTGGGCAAACATTACAAAAAGAATTGCAATTTGGGGAATGTCGTCTTGGCGGTATTGGTCAATATTTAGCCGATAAAGTGGCGGCAAAAACAGGTTCTGAAACACGTGTTACTGTATTAGGCCATATTCAGCGGGGCGGTACAGCTTCACCTTTGGATCGGTTGCTCGCTTCGGCTTTTGGTGTGGCGGCGGTGAACTTAATTGCGGAAGAAAAGTTTGATCGGATGGTGACTTGGGAGCAGGGTCAGGTTTCTAGTGTGCCTATTTCTGAGGCGATTAAGACCTATCGTACGGTTAATCCAGAGGGGACATTGGTCAAAACAGCGCGCGGCCTTGGGATTTGTCTCGGCGATCGCCCATTGTCAGGGAAGGTTAATCGGTTGGAACGTCAGCTCCAAGGAATGGCCTAA
- a CDS encoding COP23 domain-containing protein, translating to MTKPATLEPYRLLLFGVAAIALTTTILIWGSSQKMGRNVLKPRQFICEKKLEPKSGEVLWTVLFQQNNSQPWLRLVTGVEGDTTPDRRCQTVANILDAHFSAGLATLRYRQNPATPNRYAVCVQTAKQTSDNCSNLLILKPNIEPQRFFEQFTIDLQPFSAAPSLEDHGAIAAPIAEEQSPQGLKQIDLRPFLGADVPTD from the coding sequence ATGACTAAACCCGCTACCTTAGAACCCTATCGATTACTCTTGTTTGGTGTAGCGGCGATCGCCCTTACTACGACCATTTTAATTTGGGGAAGCAGCCAAAAAATGGGTCGAAATGTTCTCAAACCCCGCCAATTTATTTGTGAGAAAAAACTTGAACCGAAGAGTGGGGAAGTATTGTGGACAGTTTTATTTCAGCAAAATAACAGTCAGCCATGGTTGCGTCTTGTCACAGGCGTAGAGGGCGACACGACCCCAGACCGACGCTGTCAAACTGTGGCAAATATCCTAGATGCCCATTTTTCTGCGGGATTGGCAACGTTGCGCTACCGCCAAAATCCGGCAACGCCCAATCGCTATGCTGTTTGCGTTCAAACGGCTAAACAAACATCTGACAACTGTTCTAATTTATTGATTTTGAAGCCAAATATTGAGCCGCAAAGGTTTTTTGAGCAGTTTACGATTGACCTACAGCCATTCAGTGCCGCTCCCTCGCTTGAAGATCATGGGGCGATCGCCGCTCCTATCGCAGAGGAACAATCACCCCAAGGTTTAAAGCAAATAGACCTTAGGCCATTCCTTGGAGCTGACGTTCCAACCGATTAA
- a CDS encoding Tic20 family protein: MSTTTEPTDRLFGALPYLLPIVYALPLGLPFLSKFPLLGIIYIPLQPLLAIYSFPFAGLIIFFILYSAVVRNTNISHFIRFNTLQAILIDIGLVLLGILIRLFGVGGGGILIETLSNVAFLGTLVACFYAMTQSVLGKYAELPTISQAAYSQLPY; the protein is encoded by the coding sequence ATGTCCACGACCACTGAACCAACGGATCGTTTATTTGGGGCACTGCCTTATCTTTTGCCCATTGTTTATGCTTTGCCTCTGGGACTTCCTTTTCTATCGAAGTTTCCGCTCCTCGGCATTATTTATATTCCGTTGCAGCCATTGCTTGCTATCTACTCTTTTCCCTTTGCTGGACTGATTATTTTCTTTATTCTCTATAGTGCTGTCGTCCGTAATACGAATATTAGCCACTTTATTCGCTTCAATACGCTCCAGGCAATTTTGATTGATATTGGCTTAGTGCTTTTAGGCATTTTGATTCGGTTGTTCGGTGTTGGTGGTGGCGGTATTCTCATTGAAACTCTTTCTAATGTGGCATTCCTTGGAACTTTGGTTGCTTGTTTTTATGCAATGACCCAGTCTGTCCTCGGTAAATATGCAGAGCTACCGACTATTTCCCAAGCGGCTTATTCTCAATTGCCTTACTAG
- a CDS encoding fatty acid desaturase, with amino-acid sequence MQTSVRPEGSGESARQDLPFTLKDVKAAIPEYCFQPSAFRSLAYFFLDIGIIAGLYAIAAYIDSWLFYPIFWFAQGTMFWALFVVGHDCGHGSFSKSKLLNNIIGHLSHAPILVPFHGWRISHRTHHSNTGNIDTDESWYPINESKYDEMSFPEKLVRFYAPLIAYPVYLFKRSPSRAGGSHFVPSSPLFKPSEKNDILVSTASLLAMVAFLGWFTLQFGAIAFFKFYFVPYAIFVVWLDLVTYLHHTEDDIPWYRGDNWYYLKGALSTIDRDYGIFNNIHHNIGTHVVHHIFHTIPHYHLKDATEAVKPLLGDYYRVSHEPILKSFFKSQKACHYVPDTGAEVYYKPSK; translated from the coding sequence ATGCAAACATCAGTTCGTCCAGAAGGAAGCGGAGAATCTGCTAGACAGGATCTGCCATTCACACTTAAGGATGTTAAAGCTGCGATTCCAGAATATTGTTTTCAGCCTTCAGCGTTTCGCTCCCTTGCCTATTTTTTCCTCGACATTGGCATTATCGCCGGACTTTATGCGATCGCCGCATATATAGATTCTTGGTTGTTTTATCCTATTTTTTGGTTTGCTCAGGGCACGATGTTCTGGGCATTATTTGTGGTTGGGCATGATTGTGGTCATGGCTCCTTTTCAAAATCCAAGTTACTCAACAACATCATTGGTCACTTGAGCCACGCTCCGATTTTAGTGCCGTTCCATGGTTGGCGCATTTCCCACCGGACACACCACTCCAATACAGGTAATATCGACACAGACGAAAGTTGGTATCCCATTAATGAGTCAAAGTACGACGAAATGAGCTTTCCGGAGAAGCTAGTTCGCTTCTACGCGCCTTTAATTGCTTATCCGGTCTATCTTTTTAAGCGTTCTCCTAGCCGTGCTGGTGGTTCTCATTTTGTGCCTAGTAGCCCTTTGTTCAAGCCCAGTGAAAAGAATGACATTCTAGTCAGCACTGCTTCGCTCTTGGCAATGGTCGCATTTTTAGGATGGTTTACACTCCAATTTGGGGCGATCGCCTTCTTCAAGTTTTACTTTGTCCCCTACGCAATTTTTGTTGTGTGGCTTGACCTTGTTACTTATCTTCACCACACCGAAGATGATATTCCTTGGTACCGTGGCGACAACTGGTATTACCTCAAAGGTGCGTTATCGACCATTGACCGTGACTATGGCATTTTTAATAACATTCACCATAATATTGGTACCCATGTTGTTCACCATATTTTCCACACTATTCCCCACTACCATCTGAAGGATGCAACGGAAGCGGTGAAACCTCTCCTTGGCGACTACTATCGCGTTAGCCATGAGCCAATTTTGAAAAGCTTCTTTAAATCTCAAAAAGCCTGTCACTACGTTCCAGATACAGGTGCAGAAGTTTATTACAAACCTTCTAAATAG
- a CDS encoding GntR family transcriptional regulator, producing MLQFNIQSDSDLPASRQLLDQIQFAIASRQFPAGQRLPSLRQLEMVTGLHRNTISKVYHQLEELGLVESIAGSGIYIKENRSTDVHAGKSPLLAKYPKASNLIGNTIDQLLDQGCTLSQARELFMAEIDWRLRCGAQIVVTVPLQDIGAGELMAQELEQTIALPVQLVPLEELDATLAQTHSGTVLTTHYFAKEAEEIAKPKGIRVIPVDLYDYTEELKLIKELPPEHSLGIVSLSPGILRVAEIIIFSLRGNDVYVFTAQAGDRRRLNALVRSSQTIICDPASTPLLEQAIQAAREDLIRKPNVLPCKNYISEQSMELLQRELDIVA from the coding sequence ATGTTGCAATTTAATATTCAAAGCGATAGTGATCTTCCCGCTTCGCGACAACTACTAGATCAAATTCAGTTTGCGATCGCCTCACGCCAATTCCCAGCAGGACAACGCTTACCCAGTTTACGACAGTTGGAAATGGTCACCGGATTGCACCGCAATACCATTAGCAAGGTGTATCACCAACTTGAAGAACTAGGCCTGGTGGAATCCATTGCAGGATCAGGTATCTACATTAAAGAAAATCGTTCTACAGATGTCCATGCGGGAAAATCGCCGCTCCTCGCCAAATATCCCAAAGCATCTAATCTCATTGGCAACACCATCGACCAATTGCTGGATCAAGGTTGCACCCTTTCCCAGGCTCGGGAACTGTTTATGGCAGAAATTGACTGGCGCTTACGCTGTGGTGCACAGATCGTGGTGACAGTGCCGTTGCAGGATATTGGTGCGGGAGAATTAATGGCTCAGGAGTTAGAACAAACGATCGCCCTACCTGTGCAACTTGTGCCGCTAGAAGAGTTGGATGCCACCCTTGCCCAAACCCATTCAGGTACAGTTCTCACGACCCACTATTTTGCAAAAGAGGCAGAAGAAATCGCCAAACCCAAAGGGATTCGAGTCATTCCAGTCGATCTCTATGATTACACTGAAGAGCTGAAATTAATTAAAGAGCTACCGCCAGAACACAGTTTAGGAATTGTGAGTTTAAGCCCCGGTATTCTGCGGGTCGCGGAAATTATTATTTTTAGTTTGCGTGGCAATGATGTCTATGTTTTTACTGCCCAGGCCGGCGATCGCCGTCGTCTAAATGCTTTAGTGCGTTCTAGCCAAACCATTATTTGCGATCCAGCCAGCACTCCCCTTTTAGAACAGGCGATTCAAGCAGCGCGGGAAGATTTGATTCGCAAACCCAACGTTTTGCCTTGTAAAAATTACATTAGCGAGCAATCGATGGAGTTATTGCAGCGTGAGTTAGATATTGTTGCTTGA
- a CDS encoding DUF2256 domain-containing protein, producing MGRQRKKADLPTKTCAVCGLPFTWRKKWEKCWDDVKYCSERCRRRRHSTS from the coding sequence ATGGGTCGCCAACGTAAAAAAGCCGATCTCCCGACCAAAACCTGTGCTGTGTGCGGTCTCCCTTTCACATGGCGCAAAAAATGGGAAAAATGTTGGGATGATGTCAAATATTGCTCAGAACGTTGTCGTCGCCGTCGTCACTCAACATCTTAG
- the sds gene encoding solanesyl diphosphate synthase, translating to MISATTLFTPVEADLKQLSENLTNLIGARHPILGVAAEHLFAAGGKRVRPAIVLLVSRATLGDRPLTQRHRRLAEITEMIHTASLVHDDVVDDASLRRNVPTVNSLFDNRIAVLAGDFLFAQSSWYLANLDNLAVVKLLSEVIKDFAEGEIQQGLNRFDTSLTLETYLEKSYYKTASLIANSAKAATVLSETDSTISDRLYDYGRNLGLAFQIVDDILDFTASTEVLGKPAGSDLIGGHVTAPALYAMEEHPVLTQFIDREFAEEGDAEKALELVRNSEGVRRSKELAAHHGRLALESLACLSPSPSKDALTDLIDYVLSRMY from the coding sequence ATGATTTCAGCGACTACTCTTTTCACCCCCGTCGAAGCCGACCTCAAACAACTCAGTGAGAATCTGACAAACTTGATTGGTGCACGTCATCCCATTCTTGGAGTAGCGGCAGAACATTTATTTGCAGCCGGTGGAAAGCGAGTAAGACCGGCCATTGTATTACTTGTTTCCCGGGCCACTTTAGGCGATCGCCCCCTCACGCAACGACACCGACGCTTAGCTGAAATCACAGAAATGATTCACACGGCCAGCCTTGTGCACGACGATGTTGTCGATGATGCGTCGTTACGCCGTAATGTACCGACCGTTAATAGCCTCTTTGACAATCGCATCGCTGTGCTCGCGGGAGACTTTTTATTTGCTCAGTCTTCTTGGTATCTCGCTAATCTTGATAACCTCGCAGTAGTAAAGCTTTTATCGGAAGTTATTAAAGATTTTGCCGAGGGCGAAATTCAGCAGGGTTTAAACCGCTTCGACACCAGCCTTACTCTCGAAACTTATCTTGAAAAGTCCTATTACAAAACGGCATCCCTCATTGCCAATAGTGCGAAAGCCGCTACAGTTCTCAGTGAAACGGACTCCACCATCAGCGATCGCCTCTACGATTACGGTCGAAACCTCGGTCTAGCCTTTCAAATTGTCGATGATATTCTTGATTTCACAGCCTCAACAGAAGTTTTAGGGAAACCCGCAGGCTCTGATTTAATTGGTGGTCACGTTACAGCCCCAGCACTGTATGCCATGGAAGAGCACCCTGTGTTGACCCAATTCATTGATCGTGAATTTGCCGAAGAAGGTGATGCAGAAAAAGCATTAGAACTTGTCCGCAATAGTGAAGGGGTGCGCCGTTCAAAAGAATTAGCAGCCCACCATGGCCGCTTAGCTCTAGAAAGTTTAGCTTGTTTGTCTCCGTCTCCATCAAAAGACGCTTTGACTGATTTGATCGATTATGTCTTGAGTCGCATGTACTAA
- a CDS encoding TIGR04283 family arsenosugar biosynthesis glycosyltransferase translates to MISVIIPVLNEAEGIGSCLDQFMLWANHLEIIVADGGSDDGTQEIVRKYPVKLRQCPLGRGQQMNHGAAIATGDILLFLHSDTFLPENFIETIEITLAKPGVVAGAFQLEIDDPQPNLRWIERTVRWRSQFFSLPYGDQGIFVKTDIFRTLGGYAALPIMEDYEFICRLKQQGHIAIAATAVKTSPRRWQKLGIWRTTFLNQAMIMGYHLGVKPDTLRQWYRQQAS, encoded by the coding sequence GTGATTAGCGTCATTATTCCGGTGCTCAATGAGGCTGAGGGCATTGGTTCTTGTTTAGATCAATTCATGCTGTGGGCGAATCATCTCGAAATTATTGTGGCCGACGGTGGCAGTGATGATGGCACCCAAGAGATTGTCAGAAAATATCCGGTTAAGCTCCGACAATGTCCCTTAGGGCGAGGACAACAGATGAACCATGGTGCGGCGATCGCCACTGGGGACATTTTGTTATTTCTCCACAGTGATACCTTTTTGCCAGAAAATTTTATTGAAACCATTGAAATAACCCTAGCGAAACCCGGCGTTGTAGCAGGAGCATTCCAGTTAGAAATTGATGATCCGCAGCCAAATTTACGCTGGATTGAGCGGACAGTGCGATGGCGATCGCAGTTTTTCTCTCTACCCTACGGCGACCAAGGTATTTTTGTTAAAACCGATATTTTTCGGACATTGGGAGGCTATGCCGCACTACCCATTATGGAAGATTACGAATTTATTTGTCGTCTGAAACAACAAGGTCACATTGCAATAGCTGCAACCGCCGTTAAAACATCCCCACGTCGCTGGCAAAAACTAGGGATTTGGCGTACCACTTTCCTCAACCAAGCCATGATTATGGGCTATCACTTGGGTGTTAAACCCGACACATTACGGCAGTGGTATCGTCAACAAGCCTCTTAA
- a CDS encoding serine/threonine phosphatase: MITCPKCSQQNPLENRFCQYCGTSLLVPCPHCDSQVKLQDIECNDCGGQLIPTLIGLVLQGDPVIFETASHLDTQGRYAIAQLTEAEKEGFRGIPVLDGQPEEFSYLEQVLDQEAENLQTLVATDKDGLSNPQLWLQMGIPAIARHYLSLQEMSFGFPVLRDAWMSADHHILLLEQRHDTVLLTDYLGQSPPHYQQILQWTYQMVSMWRELEPLRCCRSLLVKGNLFIDEDQSLIIERLIEDAPLEFPTLKALTDLWEELFHTSEAAEFAALQTVIEQNIATNLAKPKDLMGAIKSLATGESAGGVTTVIQSPNDLLLDDDHDWAHREEFQEDPETDADLDIITEASEDEEASITTVVNLDQMDYSSDGDEQPTVVLPMHLLNLEDAGLSDIGNQRDHNEDYFGIQTQLEKQENLLGKQVKARGLYIVCDGMGGHAAGEVASALSVESLQNYFQKYWQDKLPDEETIKTAIWQTNQKVYDINLKNSRSGSGRMGTTLVMVLVQDNKAAIAHVGDSRIYRVSRKWDLEQLTTDHEVGQREIQKGVEPDIAYGRADAYQLTQAIGPRDNTFVQPDVTFIDINEDSLFLLCSDGLSDNSLLEQSWEKHLLPLLSSRANLDQGVKELIELANEHNGHDNITAVLVRVKVRPNLSAPPIA; this comes from the coding sequence ATGATCACTTGCCCAAAGTGCAGCCAGCAAAACCCTTTAGAAAATCGCTTCTGTCAATATTGCGGGACTTCGCTATTGGTTCCTTGTCCCCATTGTGACAGTCAGGTAAAGCTTCAAGACATTGAATGCAATGATTGTGGTGGTCAGCTTATACCCACACTCATTGGACTTGTTCTTCAGGGTGATCCAGTAATTTTTGAGACAGCATCCCACCTCGATACCCAGGGGCGCTATGCGATCGCCCAACTTACCGAGGCAGAAAAAGAAGGTTTTCGTGGGATTCCGGTTCTGGATGGGCAGCCGGAGGAGTTTTCTTACTTAGAGCAAGTGTTGGACCAAGAGGCGGAAAATTTACAGACCCTCGTCGCTACTGATAAAGATGGTCTTTCCAATCCTCAGCTTTGGCTACAGATGGGGATTCCGGCGATCGCCAGACATTACCTAAGCCTCCAAGAAATGTCTTTTGGTTTTCCTGTGCTGCGAGACGCTTGGATGAGCGCCGATCACCATATTCTCCTATTAGAGCAGCGCCACGATACAGTTTTGCTCACGGACTATCTAGGCCAATCTCCCCCCCACTACCAGCAAATTTTACAGTGGACTTACCAAATGGTCAGTATGTGGCGAGAATTGGAACCCCTTCGTTGCTGCCGATCTTTACTCGTCAAAGGGAATTTATTCATTGACGAAGACCAGAGTTTAATTATTGAACGACTCATTGAAGATGCCCCCCTAGAGTTTCCGACCCTTAAGGCTCTAACAGATCTGTGGGAAGAGCTATTCCATACCTCCGAAGCAGCAGAGTTTGCGGCTCTACAAACGGTGATTGAACAGAATATCGCCACAAATTTGGCAAAACCAAAGGATTTGATGGGGGCGATTAAGTCCTTAGCAACGGGTGAAAGTGCTGGTGGTGTCACAACAGTGATCCAATCTCCTAATGATCTCCTTTTAGACGACGATCATGATTGGGCACATCGAGAAGAATTTCAAGAAGATCCTGAAACCGATGCGGATCTAGATATTATTACTGAGGCATCGGAAGATGAAGAAGCGTCCATTACCACGGTCGTCAATCTAGATCAGATGGACTATAGCAGTGATGGTGATGAGCAACCCACTGTGGTTTTGCCCATGCACCTCCTCAATCTTGAGGATGCGGGTCTGAGTGATATTGGCAACCAGCGCGATCATAATGAAGATTATTTTGGGATTCAAACGCAGCTGGAAAAGCAAGAAAATCTACTCGGCAAACAGGTAAAGGCTAGGGGACTCTATATTGTCTGTGATGGTATGGGGGGACATGCAGCGGGGGAAGTGGCGAGTGCACTCTCGGTGGAAAGTTTGCAAAATTATTTTCAAAAGTATTGGCAAGATAAGTTGCCGGATGAAGAAACTATTAAAACAGCGATTTGGCAGACGAATCAAAAGGTTTACGATATTAATCTCAAAAATTCTCGTTCGGGTAGTGGGCGCATGGGAACTACTCTGGTGATGGTGCTTGTTCAGGATAATAAAGCGGCGATCGCCCACGTTGGAGACAGTCGTATCTATAGAGTGAGCCGTAAGTGGGATTTAGAGCAATTAACCACGGATCATGAAGTGGGACAACGGGAAATCCAAAAGGGTGTAGAACCGGACATTGCCTACGGACGTGCGGATGCCTATCAACTCACCCAGGCGATCGGGCCACGGGACAATACCTTCGTGCAGCCAGATGTCACCTTTATCGACATCAACGAAGACAGCTTATTTTTGCTGTGCTCTGATGGGCTGTCTGATAACTCGCTTCTTGAGCAATCCTGGGAAAAACATCTTTTACCGTTACTAAGTTCGAGGGCAAATCTTGACCAAGGCGTTAAGGAATTAATCGAATTGGCCAATGAACATAATGGCCACGACAATATTACAGCGGTACTTGTGCGAGTTAAGGTGCGCCCAAATCTTTCCGCGCCTCCCATAGCGTAG
- the infC gene encoding translation initiation factor IF-3 yields MKDRRRVKRDLPKINERIRFPKIRVIGTEGDQLGIMTPAEALEVAEEEELDLVLVSEGAKPPVCRIMDYGKYKFEQEKRAREAKKKQHNADLKEVKMRYKIEEHDYQVRVNNALRFLKAGDKVKATITFRGREIQHSNLAYKLLDRMAKDLEEVGEIQQRPKREGRNMMMIMAPKKSN; encoded by the coding sequence GTGAAAGATAGAAGACGCGTAAAACGCGACCTCCCGAAAATCAACGAAAGAATTCGTTTTCCTAAAATTCGTGTCATTGGCACTGAAGGCGACCAGCTGGGCATCATGACACCAGCCGAAGCACTAGAAGTCGCCGAAGAAGAAGAACTCGACCTAGTGTTGGTTAGTGAAGGTGCAAAACCGCCTGTTTGCCGCATCATGGACTACGGCAAGTACAAATTTGAGCAAGAAAAGCGCGCCCGTGAAGCGAAAAAGAAGCAGCACAACGCCGACTTAAAAGAAGTCAAAATGCGCTACAAAATTGAAGAGCATGACTACCAAGTCCGCGTTAACAACGCGTTACGCTTCTTGAAGGCTGGCGACAAAGTGAAAGCAACGATCACCTTTCGAGGCCGCGAAATCCAGCACTCTAATTTGGCCTACAAGCTATTAGACCGGATGGCAAAGGACTTAGAAGAAGTCGGTGAAATTCAACAGCGCCCTAAGCGTGAAGGTCGCAATATGATGATGATCATGGCTCCGAAGAAATCAAACTAA
- a CDS encoding alpha/beta fold hydrolase, translating into MSPGGSKFKVFLLGKVFGGRRLLVKINEVQVLQGSRGEISPFIFWQERIGHQRSFLWQGRQCRYSFWRSPHADLQNVNTPLVLIHGFGASIEHWREFIPLVAGDRPVYSIDLLGFGGSEKAHLDFGVPLWVGQLNYFLETIVSEPALIMGNSIGSLVAAVVAHKYPDKAAAIALLSVPDVAQRQEMIPAPLRPMVGKIEQATMRPWLIRRLFDVLRRRGVLKNWLKLAYPSLEALQEELIDIIEAPTADFGAVEAFVALSRRVSRPEFCPPMKQVLPQIACPILMLWGEKDRFVPVAIAPALASTNPQIRLQILPNLGHCPHDEAPELVYQLFTQWLGEIDLL; encoded by the coding sequence ATGTCCCCCGGCGGATCTAAATTCAAGGTATTTCTACTTGGTAAAGTTTTTGGGGGGAGGCGATTATTGGTGAAGATTAATGAAGTTCAAGTGTTGCAGGGTTCTAGGGGGGAGATTTCTCCGTTTATTTTCTGGCAAGAACGTATTGGTCACCAGCGTAGTTTTTTGTGGCAGGGGCGGCAGTGTCGCTATAGTTTTTGGCGATCGCCGCACGCTGATCTCCAGAATGTGAACACGCCCCTTGTTTTAATTCACGGGTTTGGGGCATCGATTGAGCATTGGCGAGAGTTTATCCCGTTAGTTGCAGGCGATCGCCCGGTTTACAGTATTGATTTACTGGGATTCGGTGGTTCAGAAAAAGCCCATCTAGATTTTGGTGTGCCGCTGTGGGTCGGGCAACTCAATTATTTTCTCGAAACAATTGTCTCGGAACCTGCATTGATTATGGGCAACTCTATTGGCTCGTTGGTTGCTGCTGTTGTGGCGCACAAGTATCCGGACAAAGCGGCGGCGATCGCCCTACTGAGTGTGCCGGATGTAGCCCAGCGTCAGGAGATGATTCCCGCCCCTTTGCGCCCCATGGTCGGCAAAATCGAGCAAGCGACAATGCGTCCATGGTTAATTCGTCGTCTGTTTGATGTTTTGCGCCGTCGGGGTGTGCTGAAAAATTGGCTGAAGCTGGCTTACCCTTCCCTAGAAGCTCTGCAAGAAGAATTAATTGACATTATTGAGGCGCCAACGGCGGATTTTGGGGCAGTAGAGGCTTTTGTTGCTTTAAGCCGTCGCGTCAGTCGTCCAGAATTTTGCCCGCCGATGAAACAGGTGTTACCGCAAATTGCCTGTCCGATTTTGATGTTGTGGGGGGAGAAGGATCGCTTTGTGCCTGTGGCGATCGCCCCGGCTTTAGCGAGCACAAATCCCCAGATTCGCCTCCAGATTTTGCCGAATTTAGGCCATTGCCCCCACGACGAAGCCCCAGAACTCGTGTATCAATTATTTACCCAGTGGTTAGGGGAGATAGACCTGCTGTAG
- the ilvN gene encoding acetolactate synthase small subunit has translation MKHTLSVLVEDEAGVLTRIAGLFARRGFNIESLAVGPAEKEGISRITMVVPCDEKEIEQVSAQLDKLIHVRQVNDVTVKPCVERELMLVKVNADANQRSEVMQLVQVFRARIVDISEATVTVQVVGDPGKMVAILQMLEKFGIIEVARTGKLALVRESGVNTEYLKSVGKKA, from the coding sequence ATGAAGCATACCCTCTCAGTTTTAGTTGAAGACGAAGCCGGCGTTTTGACACGTATTGCCGGACTATTTGCCCGCCGCGGTTTTAACATTGAAAGTCTTGCGGTGGGGCCAGCAGAAAAAGAGGGCATTTCACGCATTACGATGGTGGTTCCCTGTGATGAAAAGGAAATTGAGCAGGTGTCCGCTCAGCTTGACAAACTGATTCATGTGCGCCAGGTGAATGACGTTACGGTCAAACCCTGTGTCGAACGGGAATTGATGCTTGTTAAGGTAAATGCTGATGCCAACCAACGCTCTGAAGTCATGCAGTTGGTGCAGGTCTTCCGGGCTCGCATTGTTGATATTTCCGAGGCAACGGTGACCGTCCAAGTGGTGGGTGATCCGGGCAAAATGGTCGCCATTCTCCAGATGTTAGAAAAATTCGGCATTATCGAAGTGGCGCGCACTGGCAAGCTTGCCCTTGTACGTGAGTCCGGTGTTAATACAGAATATCTCAAGTCTGTTGGCAAGAAAGCCTAG